The Toxorhynchites rutilus septentrionalis strain SRP chromosome 1, ASM2978413v1, whole genome shotgun sequence genome contains the following window.
tttttctgttatttttaattatcgtttacatctgcaagttttttgttttttattatgaataattttattatttaccaataatctatggtttttcacattttcatttttctccaacTATTTCCCTCAGAAATTAAAAATACTCAGATGCACGCAATCGCACGCCATCTTAAAGGAGGTTGTTATATCTATCAAAAAATCCACAAGAAGAAGCCTtaaatattatttcattattaattgttatataattatttatattatgccatttcttgaaaaaacgatagggtttttatgccttttgaagaaagaacatttgcatagttctactcacagaggcttttctctattcataaacacggctcattaatgcttaacgttgctgagccagttgaaaataaaaaaaatttgaaaaaaagagtCCGGACTGTACTCAACTTTAGAATTATTCCGACGAGTTTCTATAAGAGTTGTGTCTCCAACTTTTTGAGGTTAATTGTAGCGTATAAACGTATCTTCTGAAACAGAAATCAGTAATCTAAATTTGAACGCTTCCTGTCTTGATTTCTGCTCAGCACAAGCAACAAtggacaaaatgaacaaatatcAATGGACaaaatggaggcgatctggcgtagtggtaacatccatgcctctcacgctaaaggtcacgagttcaattctcactcccgacattcttcctaaaatggaagtaaaagtgacaaaccagccaaatgagttgaaaatcactataatacagataaaaaaaaaaaaaaaaaaaaaaaaaaaaatggacaaaatgaattgaatatcaaaatatactgcctcaaatgaaacaaaacacaTTTGAAGCATTTGACCCAAAACTGGGGTGCTACCTACTGCTTGCAGAAACAAAAGCGAACACCATTCTCCACAAATTTTAGAAAAGCattccgcacaaaaaaaaaacccgccCTCATTCACATGAATCTGCTCCAAGTCACACCACGGACAAGTGGAAAAGCATTCCAGAGGCGCCACGCCATTGCCCTCTGCTGTGTGCATACGAAGCATAGCTGCGAACgggaaaataaaacattttcacATACATGAAATTTCTGTTCAGCTCAATGGCTGCTGCGGTCCACACGTGCCACGGATGGACGGACGGAACGGAGAGACGGGGATCACACATTGCTTCAGAAATTGCGACAATTGTTTCACGAACTGTGCACACGGGCGGATGAGTAAACAAAGTCGCGCAATAAATGGACACCACATAAACAATGCAAAAGGGGGCGTGACTAGCAGAGGAAAGATCCCTCCGTCGGAAGCTGCCAGCGGGAGAGGATGTTTCGTCGCTACATGACACTTGAGAGAGAGTGAGGACGATGGTTGCCTGGTTGTCTGAAACTATTTGCGTGGATCGGGGCTCTGTTGTGACGTTCCTATGGAAGACCGCTCCACTCCCCGGCGCGGCAGGCAATGCGATGCTATGTCACACAACTTGTTGCTTCCGCTTGCTCACGCGATAAAGCGCAGAGAGATTCTCGCACAATCATTCATTCTTCCCGCACCTGCCTATTCGTAGGCGGTGTCGATCCTGCGCAGTAGAGGTGCCCTATTAAGGATAAAGGTTTATTGGTTGCTGATAGGAAAATCAGCAGGATTGTGAACAGGATTGGACTGACGGCGATGAACAGGATCTGTTCAGTTGTTGCTGAACCGTGAATAGCGACAAACGTGCCATTTTTGGGTGGTAAAAAACTAGTGATGAACTTGGTTCTAGAATGAGTTCCAGTTTTGTGCAGGATATCCAAAGAATGCTGCCGTACAGTCCGCAACAGCAGAATCAACCAGCATCGGAAGTGAGCTATTTCCAGCAATTCTTCTATCCGCAGAATTCGTTGGGTCTACAGGGAGCCGGAAGTGGCAGTGAGTTTCAAATCCCCCTGGATTTGTCCTTCCGACAGGAGAATGTGCCAATGACTCCACCGTCGACACCGTCTCCCCCACGCAAACGAACAAAAACATGTGACGAAGACGTTTGGAGGGTGAAACTAAAATCAATCAGTCAGTTCTCCGATACGGTGTGCATCGACGATAAAAAGTATTACGCCAATACCACCCTTACGACAACCAATCAACCCTTTCGCTATTTCGATGACTCTGCCCGTTTGCCGCCGTTCAAATCTCTCCAACCAACTGCGTCCACCAGCACGGTAGCGGTAGTGGCAGCTGGTCAAGAGAAGGCTATCGACGAATTCATCGACATCACCGGACATGAAGACTCCGCGGAGGGATTGCGTCGATCGCCGTCTAACATCGATGTCGAATCGCTGGAAGACGACGATAGCCAGGAGTCGATCAACATCGTCGATAGTGAGAAGGAAAACAGTGAGGCAGTTCTGGTCGACGGCCAGCGGTATTTCGAGAATGAAAAACTACATCTGCAAGCTATCGAAGGTTTCGCTCGGCTGTTCGAGCGAAGCTTCGGTGGATTCGATCAGTCGGCGGCGCCGATTGGGAAGGACCGTCCGTCGAAAGGTTGCACTCAACGACCAAAAACGGAGCGACGAAGAATCAAAACACGGAAGCAGTTGGTAGACGAGGATCACACCAGCCCGGTCTCGGGAACCATCATTCGCAAGCTGCAGGACGGGGAAGAGCTGGTGGTGCGTAAGGGAGACATTGATCCGGCCTTCAATGTAGTGGAAATCACGGACGAAGCGAAGGATATTTTGTCGAAGATCGAGAACAAGATTGGTTCGTACTTGTGTCAGCTGTGCCGGGCGCTATATGACGACGCGTTTGGGCTGGCTCAGCATCGGTGTTCGCGCATCGTTCATATCGAGTATCGGTGTTCGGAGTGTGATAAGGTGTTCAACTGTCCGGCGAATCTGGCCTCGCATAAAAGATGGCATAAACCTCGCGGAGGGATCGCCGGAGCAACAGTGAGTGGCGAAGGGAGGAAAAGGAGCGCCGGGGTCAGTTTCGGAAGTGATGATAAGAAAGATGAAGAGTGCATTGAAATTGTGGATAATGAACATGGGGAACATGGACCTACAGTTCCTGAAGTTACGACAGAGGAGAGTTACGTTTGCAGTCAGTGCGGGAAAAGTTTCAAAAGGTAGGATGAAGCGTATTTATAGATGTGAAATAGTTGTTGAATTGTTAGTTGGTTAaccagtaaacagtaaacatgCTTCCGTTTGCTTTATCTGATAAACTGGGATGTGAACATTTAACAATCATATAGCTTCCATAACTCGGGCACATTGTTACGTAAAGCGTTCCATCAGTGATCATTTTTGTATGTGATGCAGTCAAATATAGATCGCAAAATTTATCATAATTGCAATTCATTCCCTTCTGGTGAAAGTAAATATATTCGCAAAGTGAAAAAAAGACAGTGAAAGTATCTGGAAGTAACTGGAAGATTGATGATCATGAACTGTCAcagtacttgaaatattcgcaGATGTCATTCCTTTTgtttatcaaacaaaaaaccgCTACGATTGTGCAATTGACTAAATTCTGGCAGACGATGTCCAAAATGAAACCGCTTGATGAGATTCTTCACACCGAACatgtgaaaaattgaaaaagaatcTTTATTTTCGGCTGGTTTTGAGACATAGGATTAGTATTGTTGTAGTTTCTAATAGTgttgaaataaattttatgagtttcgttcaattcgaacaacttttttgcaGATCGACAATTTATTTGGGGCTGTTCAAAAGCGAAAAGATGAAAATAGCAGAACTATGTTTGACCAACAACttatcgaaaattacatcaataGTTTCCTCTGTCATCCCTTCTTTCAATCTTTTTCGTACTCTTTTTCCATAATTAAATTATAAATTCTACATCTGCGCTAACTCCAATTACTCTCAATTCGGTTTCACCTACCTTTCCATCCATATAATTCAATTCCACTCTTCAATTCGATCAACCTATCCAACCTATCCTATCCAAATAATCtaatgttttcttactaagcgcacgttcatgggtccaatccagaactgttcattaattgatcttctaatctacctctTAAAACTtccttttaaagggtgtgtcacatcaaattgcatcacggaaaaaacgctgtagaaattcgcccagtagaccgatccttttgaaaattttagacagtaaaataaaaactattaagcaaattttggcattttctttttattcatacttcgagcccaagcccgtatgctcgcaccttcctctttacctcgtccataaggttctgtataacgtcaggttgtagtattttttgaacagaaatccattttctcttgaagtccgcctccgatttgacaacttttgggttcttccggagggcctgcttcataatcgcccaatatttctctattgggcgaagctccggcgcgttgggcgggttcatttcctttggcacgaaggtgaccccgttggcttcgtaccactccaacacgtcctttaaatagtggcacgaagcgagatccggccagaagatggtcgggccctcgtgctgcttcaatagtggtagtaagcgcttctgtaggcactccttaaggtaaacctgcccgtttaccgtgccggtcatcacgaagggggcgctccgctttccgcaagagcagatcgcttgccacaccatgtactttttggcaaacttggatagtttctgcttgcgaatctcctccggaacgctgaatttgtcctctgcggagaag
Protein-coding sequences here:
- the LOC129762600 gene encoding uncharacterized protein LOC129762600, encoding MSSSFVQDIQRMLPYSPQQQNQPASEVSYFQQFFYPQNSLGLQGAGSGSEFQIPLDLSFRQENVPMTPPSTPSPPRKRTKTCDEDVWRVKLKSISQFSDTVCIDDKKYYANTTLTTTNQPFRYFDDSARLPPFKSLQPTASTSTVAVVAAGQEKAIDEFIDITGHEDSAEGLRRSPSNIDVESLEDDDSQESINIVDSEKENSEAVLVDGQRYFENEKLHLQAIEGFARLFERSFGGFDQSAAPIGKDRPSKGCTQRPKTERRRIKTRKQLVDEDHTSPVSGTIIRKLQDGEELVVRKGDIDPAFNVVEITDEAKDILSKIENKIGSYLCQLCRALYDDAFGLAQHRCSRIVHIEYRCSECDKVFNCPANLASHKRWHKPRGGIAGATVSGEGRKRSAGVSFGSDDKKDEECIEIVDNEHGEHGPTVPEVTTEESYVCSQCGKSFKRHSYLKKHLQTHQTSSEASARQHNHSMSASTAHQNAAAATAAALFCGQTSQHGASSTSNAFPRSANASGVLFPFAAYGTAIPGAHQFSKEMGYSELEKRRWQSLSELYLQQRERLSAFQYVRHHQYEDYLKSFQPFHFARDKT